In Camarhynchus parvulus chromosome Z, STF_HiC, whole genome shotgun sequence, a genomic segment contains:
- the TMEM271 gene encoding LOW QUALITY PROTEIN: transmembrane protein 271 (The sequence of the model RefSeq protein was modified relative to this genomic sequence to represent the inferred CDS: inserted 1 base in 1 codon; deleted 1 base in 1 codon): protein MKWSVRGACAALSSCLLLACALSAAAVGLKCFSLGSELKGEPFRLGTAAGAFYSGLLLAAGLSLLAAALLCCRPPDEAPVAPAPAPAPPPAPASALAPAGDPDPASGGPGGAEAAAAPSGPVEKASPGGRQNFLLLGVLVFMLGVLSAFAGAVIDGDTVSLVERKYSHYCLLQPGTAARPRSGPAAPDGTAAALRCQKLRDYQQGLVLSTVFNALECLLGLLNLLLVKNYKAAQQRGRRRRRRXSGPGGGSSGRAAAAAGGGGGGRRAPRHSQGSLFSGGEPELSPGDCPFQAVSYINVGVFHVFDEAGVEVHCGGHPSVELPGYSPMDPELNASYPYCYPLPSEQPPAYEEIYPGEPCAHGT, encoded by the exons ATGAAGTGGAGCGTGCGGGGAGCTTGCGCCGCgctctccagctgcctcctgctcgCCTGCGCC CTCAGCGCCGCCGCCGTGGGCCTCAAGTGCTTCTCGCTGGGCTCCGAGCTCAAGGGCGAGCCCTTCCGCCTGGGCACCGCCGCCGGCGCCTTCTActcggggctgctgctggccgcCGGCCTCTCGCTTCTCGCCGCTGCGCTGCTCTGCTGTCGCCCGCCCGACGAGGCGCCCGTGGCGCCGGCTCCGGCACCGGCCCCACCGCCGGCACCGGCCTCCGCTTTGGCCCCCGCCGGGGACCCGGACCCGGccagcggcggccccggcggggcggAGGCGGCAGCCGCGCCGTCGGGGCCGGTGGAGAAGGCGTCGCCCGGGGGCCGGCAGAACTTCCTGcttctgggggtgctggtgttCATGCTGGGCGTGCTGAGCGCCTTCGCCGGCGCCGTCATCGACGGCGACACCGTGTCGCTGGTGGAGAGGAAGTACTCGCATTATTGCCTGCTGCAGCCCGGCACCGCGGCCCGCCCGCGGAGTGGACCCGCGGCCCCCGACGGCACCGCCGCGGCGCTCCGCTGCCAGAAGCTGCGGGACTACCAGCAAGGCTTGGTGCTCTCCACCGTTTTCAACGCGCTGGAGTGCCTCCTGGGCCTGCTTAACCTGCTTCTTGTCAAGAACTACAAGGCCGCGCAGCAGCGCGGacggaggcggcggcggc cgagcggccccggcggcggcagcagcgggcgggcggcggcggcggcggggggcggcggcggtggGCGGCGAGCGCCGCgccacagccagggctccctCTTCTCCGGCGGCGAGCCCGAGCTCAGCCCCGGGGACTGCCCCTTCCAGGCCGTCTCCTACATCAACGTGGGCGTCTTCCACGTCTTCGACGAGGCCGGCGTGGAGGTGCACTGTGGCGGACATCCCTCCGTCGAGCTGCCCGGCTACTCGCCCATGGACCCCGAGCTCAACGCCTCCTATCCCTACTGCTACCCTCTGCCCAGCGAGCAGCCCCCTGCCTACGAGGAGATCTACCCCGGGGAGCCCTGCGCTCACGGCACTTAG